In Actinomycetes bacterium, the genomic window GGACGACGTGCCGGTCGGCGCCATCGTGGTCGGCCCGGACGGCGAGGTGCTGGGCCGCGGGCACAACGTCCGCGAGGCCGAGGGCGACCCCACCGGCCACGCCGAGGTGCGCGCGCTGCAGGCCGCGGCCCACGCCGTGGGGGAGTGGCGCCTCGAGGGCTGCACGCTGGTGGTCACGCTCGAGCCCTGCACGATGTGCGCGGGCGCGATCGTGCTGGCCCGGGTGGATCGGCTGGTGTACGGCGCCGAGGACCCGAAGGCGGGGGCCGTGGGGTCGCTGTGGGACGTCGTGCGGGACCGCCGGCTCAACCACCGGCCCGAGGTCGTGGGCGGCGTGCTCGTCGACGAGTGCGCCGAGGGGCTGCGCGCGTACTTCCGGGCGCACCGCGAGGCGTGACGCGGCAGTAGCCTCCGGCCATGCCTGCTGGAGACACGGGTCCCGCGACGGCCTGGCCCGACCGGTACGTGTCGACCGGACATCTGCCCGCGGCGGACCCGGTCCAGGCGCTGGTCGACGAGGCGCACCACCGGTTCGGCTCGGACACCGACTGCGAGATCTCCACCGTCTACCCGGCGCTCGCGTAGGCGCCGGCCCATTCGTTCGGCATCTGCGTCGTGCGGACCGATGGGAGTGCCCACTCCGCGGGCGACGCGGACGCACCGTTCACGATCATGAGCGTCGCGAAGCCGTTCGTGTTCGCGCTGGTCTGCGATGCGCTGGGCGCGGAGGAGGTCCGGCACCGGGTCGGAGTCAACGCGACCGGGCTGCCCTTCAACTCGCTGTCCGCGATCGAGCAGGGGTCCGACGGCGTGACCAACCCGATGGTGGACCCCGGCGCGATCGCGACGGCCGGTCACGTGCCCGGGGCGGAGGCGGACGAGCAGTGGGCCCTGCTGCTCGACGGGCTGTCGCGGTTCGCCGGCCGGCGGCTCGCGATCGACGACGGCGTCTACGCCTCCGCTTCGGCGACCAACCACCGCAACCGGAGCATGGCCCGGCTGCTCCATGACTACGGCCGGGTCGCGGGCGACCCCGATGCCGTCGTCGACCTCTACACCCGCAGAGCTGCCTGACCGTCACGGCTCGCGACCTCGCAGTCATGGGCGCCACGCTGGCCGACGGCGGCGTCAACCCGCTGACCGGCGAGCGCGTCGTCGATGCGGAGACCTGCCGCTACACGCTGGCCGTCATGGCCACGGCGTGCCTCTACGAGACCTCGGGGGACTGGCTCTACAGGATCGGCCTGCCCGCCAAGAGCGGCATCGGCGGCGGCATCGTCACGGCGGCGCCCGGCAAGGGCGGGCTCGGCACCTACGCCCCGCTGCTCGATGCTGCCGGCAACAGCGTGAAGGGGCAGCCTGGCCGCCCACGGCTGTTTCCGGACCGGCCGCGACGTCCGGTAACCTCACCGGCGGTGGCGTGTCCGAGCGGCCGAAGGAGCACGCCTCGAAAGCGTGTGAGGGTTCACGCCCTCCGTGGGTTCAAATCCCACCGCCACCGCCCTCATCTGGCGGCATCCACGCGGGCACCAGCCTCGCGGGATGCCGCCAGAGCCGTTGACGCCGGTCCCCTGGTCACCGGTCGCTTCGAGGTCGACCTGCGCCGCCGTGCGGGACGACCAGTCGCACCCCGTCGGGCAGGCCGGCGCCGTCGGCGAGCGCATCGTCCAGCCAGAGCTCGATGGTGCCCCCTAGCTCCTCGGGATGGCTGTAGTTGAGCGCATGCGCTGCCTTCTCGACGAGCGCGACTGTCAGGTGTTCGGGGCTGAGCCGGGCTACCTCGCGGACCCGCGCCGGCGAGGCCATGAGCGGGTCGCGGCCACCCAGGGCGGCAAGGGTCGGGACCGGGGTGCTGATCAGGCGTTCCAGGGACGGGTAGCGGGTCAGCTCGCGGAAGAGGC contains:
- a CDS encoding nucleoside deaminase, whose protein sequence is MRLALAEADAALPSDDVPVGAIVVGPDGEVLGRGHNVREAEGDPTGHAEVRALQAAAHAVGEWRLEGCTLVVTLEPCTMCAGAIVLARVDRLVYGAEDPKAGAVGSLWDVVRDRRLNHRPEVVGGVLVDECAEGLRAYFRAHREA